The sequence below is a genomic window from Streptomyces sp. B21-105.
GGGTCGGGTTCGGTGGCGAGGCGGCCCTGGCCGGGGAGGCTGGTGGCGACCAGGCCGTCGTACAGCTCGACGGTCGTCGCGGGAAGCATCGGTTCGGGGAATGGTTCCTCGATCTGGATGACGGCGTTGGGCTCCTCGACGCCGGCGGAGAAGATGCCTCGGGGGCGGCCGAGCTTGATGCTGGTGCCGACCTGGATGACGCCGTTGGCGAGGAGGGCGGAGGCGAGGGTGTCGCCTCGGTGGCCCTGGTACTCGGTGCCGTCGAAGGTGAAGGTGAGGAGGGTGTCGCGGTCGATGCGGCCTCGGGTGGGGTGGCGGAACGGTTGGGTTGTCTCGCCCCCGCCGCCCCTTCCCGTCCCGTCCCTGGGGGCGCTGTCCCCAGACCCCCGTTCCGCCTGGACGGCCTCGTCCTCAAGCTCCCCCAGAGGGGGGACCCCCGGACGGGCTGAATGGGCCGGGCTCGGGTCCGGGGTTTCCGGGCGGTCCTCGCCCGTGCGGTACACCGTCAGGATCTCGTTCGTCGAGGTGTCGCGGATCGCGTTGAACCAGCGGCGGCAGCCCGCCGCGTGGCTCCAGCGTTCGGCGAAGGGGCCCTTGGTGTTGTCGCGGAAGAAGAGGTAGCGGGCCCACTCCTCGTCGGTGAGGGTCGAGGGGGTCTCGGGGTAGGCCACGTGGGCCTGGCCGCCGTAGTGGAACTCGGCCTCGTCGCGGGGCCCGCACCACGGGCAGGGGATGAGCAGCATGGTTGGGCTCCCTAGTGGGCCACCGCGGCCGCGCCGTGCTCGTCGACGAGCGCGCCGGTGGTGAAACGGTCGAGCGAGAAGGGGGCGTTGAGGGCGTGCGGGGTGTCGTGGGCGATGGTGTGGGCGTAGACCCAGCCGACGCCCGGGGTGGCCTTGAAACCGCCGGTTCCCCAGCCGCAGTTGAGGTAGAGGTTGTCGACGGGGCTGAGCCCGACGATCGGCGAGGCGTCGGGGCTGACGTCGACGATGCCGCCCCAGGTGCGCAGGACGTGGGCGCGGGCGAAGACCGGGAAGAGCTCCAGGGCCGCGGCCATCTGCTCCTCGATGATGTGGAAGGCGCCGCGCTGGGTGTACGAGTTGTACGCGTCGATGCCCGCACCCATCACCAGCTCGCCCTTGTGTGCCTGGCTGACGTACACGTGCACGGCGTTGGACATGACGACCGTGGGGTGCACCGGCTCCAGGAGCTCGGAGACGAGGGCCTGCAACGGGTGCGACTGGACGGGGAGTTGGATGCCGACCATGGCGGCGAGGACCGAGGTGTGGCCCGCCGAGCAGAGGGCGACCTTGCCCGCCGCGATGCGGCCACGAGTCGTCCGGACGCCGACGACCCGGTTGTCGACCACGTCGAGGCCGGTGACCTCGCAGTTCTGGATGATGTCGATGCCGGCCGCGTCGGCGGAGCGGGCCAGGCCCCAGGCCACGTGGTCGTGCTTGGCGATGCCGGCGCGCGGCTGGTAGGTGGCGCCGAGGACCGGGTAGCGCACGTCCTGGGAAATGTTGACGATGGGGCAGACTTCCTTGACGCCGTCGGCGTCGAGCCACTCCGCGTCCACGCCGTTGAGGCGGTTGGCCTCCACGCGGCGCACGCTGTCGCGGACGTCCTGGAGGCTGTGCGCGAGGTTCAGCACACCACGCTGGGAGAAGAGGATCGGGTAGTCGAGCTCCTCCTCCAGTCCCTCCCAGAGCTTCAGGGCGTGCTCGTAGATGCCGGCGCTCTCGTCCCACAGGTAGTTGGAGCGGATGATCGTGGTGTTGCGGGCCATGTTGCCGCCGCCGAGCCAGCCCTTCTCCAGCACCGCGACATCGGTGATGCCGTGGTTCTTCGCCAGATAGTGGGCGGTGGCCAGGCCGTGTCCGCCGCCGCCTACGATCACGACGTCGTACGACTTCTTCGGCTCGGGGTCGCGCCACAGCCAGTCGGGGTGCTCGGGGAGGTCTGCGCCGGGGGTGCGGGGGCTCATCGGACGTCTCCGTCTTCCGAAGGGTACGGGTGCTGCGGGTACTGGGGGGCGTGCGCGTTCATACGGCGGTGGCGTTCCTCTCGGCGGCCTCGACGACGTTGGCCAGCAGCATCGCGCGGGTCATGGGGCCCACGCCGCCGGGCATCGGCGCGATCCAGCCGGCGACCTGGGCGGCGTCCGGGTGGATGTCGCCGACCAGGCCCTGGTCGGTGCGGGTGATGCCGACGTCCAGGACGGCCGCGCCGGTGCGCAGCATGTCCTTGGTGATCAGGCCGGGTGAGCCGGCCGCCGCGATGACGATGTCGGCCTCGCGGGTGTGCCAGGCCAGGCCCTTGGTGCCGGTGTGGCACAGGGTCACGGTGGCGTTCTCGGAGCGGCGGGTGAGCAGCAGGCCGATGGGACGGCCGACCGTGATGCCCCGGCCGACCACGCAGACCCGGGCGCCGGCGAGCGGTACGTCGTGGCGGCGCAGGAGTTCGACGATGCCGCGCGGGGTGCACGGCAGCGGGGCGTCCACGCCGAGAGTGAGCCGGCCCAGGTTGACGGGGTGGAGTCCGTCGGCGTCCTTGGCCGGGTCCATGCGTTCCAGGACGGCGCCTGCGTCGAGGTGGCGGGGCAGCGGGAGCTGGACGATGTAGCCGGTGCAGGCCGGGTCCGCGTTCAGTTCGTCGATGACGTCCTCGACCTGCTGCTGGGTGGCGTCGGCGGGCAGGTCGCGGCGGATGGAGGCGATACCGACCTGGGCGCAGTCGCGGTGCTTGCCGGCGACATAGGCGTGGCTGCCGGGGTCCTCGCCGACCAGGACGGTGCCGAGACCCGGCGGGCGGTCGCCGGCGGCGGTCAACTTGGCCACGCGCTCCGTGAGTTCGCGGCGGATGTCGGCGGCGGTCGCCTTGCCGTCGAGCAGAGTTGCGTTCACCGGCGGTGTTCCTTCCCTCTTCGGTCGTGGCCGGGGGTCAGCCACGGAGGCGGGACATGGTGGGGTCGAACAGGGGCTCCTCGCTGACGACCGCCTCGACGCGCTGGTCGAAGTAGCCGATGTGCAGCACCGTCCCGGGGGCCGTGAGTTCCGTCGGGAGCCAGGCGTAGGCGATGCCCTTGCCGATGGTGTAGCCGTAGGCGGCGCTGGTGACGTAGCCGACGGGGCGGTCGCCGTCGAGGACCGGCTCCTTGCCCAGGACGACCGACCGGGGGTCGTCGATGACGAGGCAGGACAGCTTGCGCCGGACGTTCTCCTTGCGGCGCAGCAGGGCGGCCTTGCCGACGAAGTCGTCCTTGTCGAGCTTGACGGCGAAGCCGACGCCGGCCTCGTAGGGGTCGTGCTCGTAGGTCATGTCGGTGCCGAAGGAGCGGTAGCCCTTCTCCAGGCGCAGGCTGTTGAAGGCGCCGCGGCCGGCGATGACGCCGCCGAGCGGCCGGGCCGCCTGCCACAGGGTGTCCCAGAGCTTCTGGCCCTGGTCGGCGGTGGTGTAGATCTCCCAGCCGAGTTCGCCGACGTAGCTCAGGCGCATGGCGGTGACGGGCACCGAACCGATGTAGGCGCGCTTGGCGCGGAAATACTTCAGGCCGTCGTTCGAGAAGTCGGCGTCGGTGAGGGGCTGGAGGACCTTGCGGGCCAGCGGGCCCCACAGGCCGACGCAGCAGGTGCCGGGGGTGATGTCACGGACCTGGACGGTGCCGTCGGCCGGGAGGTGCCGGGTGATCCAGTCCAGGTCGAGGTTGCCGTTGGCGCCGATCTGGAAGGTGTCGTGGGCGAGCCGGGCGACGGTGACGTCGCTGCGGATGCCGCCGTCGTGGTCGAGGAAGAGGGTGTAGGTCACCGAGCCGACGGACTTGGCCACCTTGCCGGTGCACAGGCGCTCCAGGAGGTCGGCGGCGCCGGGGCCGCTCACCTCCAGGCGCTTGAGGGCCGTCATGTCGTACATCGCGACGGTCTCGCGGGTGGCCTGGGCCTCGGCGCCGACGATCGGCGACCAGAACCGTGCGGCCCAGTCGCCCGGGGTGGGGATGGAACGGCCCTCGACGAGGCCGGCGTTGGCCTCGTACCACTGCGGGCGCTCCCAGCCGTTCGCCTCCAGGAAGAAGGCGCCGTGATCCTGCTGGCGGGCGTGGAAGGGGCTGGTGCGGATCGGGCGCGGGTCCCCGGACGGCTGGAGGGGGTGGAGGATGTCGTAGACCTCGACGAAGTTCTGGCAGTCGCGGGCCAGGACGTACTCCGGGGCGAGCTGGTGCGGCTCGAAGCGGTTGACGTCGCACTCGTGCAGGTCGAAGGAGGAGCAGTAGCCGTCGACCAGCCATTCGGCCATGGCCCGGCCGACGCCGGCGGAATGGGTGACCCAGACCGCCTCGGCGACCCAGAAGCCCTTGACGTCCCGTGACTCGCCGAGGAGGGGGAAGTTGTCGGTGGTGAAGGAGAACAGGCCGTTGATGCCCTCCTCGATCTTCGCCTCCTTGGTGGAGGGGAGCAGCGCCTGGGTCTCGGTCCAGGCGTCCGCGAAGTCGTCTTCGGTGAACTTCAGGACCGACGGCATGTCGTCGGCCTCGTCCACGGAGAGGATCTCGTCGGCGGTGATGGGCATCGGGCGGTGGCCGTAGTAGCCGATGCCGATGCCGTCGAAGCGGTCGCGGTAGTAGAGGTCGGCGTCCTGGTGGCGCAGGATCGGCCGGATCGCCTCCTCGGTCTGGCCGGCGAGCGCCGGGATCGGGCCGGTCCAGGCGAGTTGGTGGGCGAGCGGGGTGAGTGGGAGGTTCATGCCGGCCATGCGGGCGATCTTCGGGCCCCAGATGCCGGCGCAGCACACGACGATGTCCGCGGGGATCTCGCCCTGGTCGGTGAGGACGCCGGTGACCTCGCCGTCGGCCTTCAGGACGTCGAGGACCTCGTGGCGCGACAGGAAGGCCACGCCGCGCTCGGCGGCCCGGCGGATCTGCGCCTCGACGGCGAGGACCGCCTTGGCGAGGCCGTCGGTGGGGACCAGGAGGCCGCCGAGGACCTTGTCGGGGTTGACCAGGGGGTGCTGCTCGAGGCATTCGTCCGCGGTGAGCAGGCGGGCCTCGATGCCCCAGGCGGTGATCCAGCCGTGCCGGCGGCGCAGTTCGGTCAGGCGCTCGGGGGTGGTGGCCACTTCGAGGCCGCCGACCTGGAGGAAGCAGGGCTTGCCGTCGACGTCGAGGGAGCAGAACTTCTCGACGGTGTAGCGGGCCAGCTCGGTCATCGTCTTGGAGGAGTTCGTCTGGAAGACCAGTCCGGGGGCGTGCGAGCTGGAGCCTCCGGTGGCGGGGAGCGGTCCCTGGTCGACCACGGTCACCTCGGTCCAGCCTCGCGCGGAGATCTCGTCCGCGAGAGCCGCTCCCACGACTCCCGCTCCGATGATGACCACTCGGGGTCCCGCCATCGCCGCACCTCCGGTCTGTTGATCAGCCGAGCCGATCGAGTTGCTGTTTACGCAACGCGGTTCAGGTTGCGCAACTCAATGTGCCTTCCGCGCAGGTGGGTGTCAAGGGGCCCGGGACCTCGGAAAACAGGGGGAGAAAAGGGCCCGGACACGGCGATGCCCGGTGGGCGGCGCGCATCCCGCGCGCACCGCCCACCGGGCAGGGTCCGACCGGCTGCCCACGCCGGTCCGTGCGGCTACTTGAGCCAGGCGTCCACCTTCGCGCGGTTGGCGTCGACCCACTTCTCGGCCGCGGCCTCGGGCGTCATCTTGTCCACGGCGATGTACTTGGCCACGATGTTCTGGTCGTCGTTCGTCCAGCTGAAGTTCTTCACCAGGTCATAGGCGGGGCTGCCCGAGTCGGCGAACTTCTTGCTGACGATCTTGTCCAGCTTGTAGACCGGGTAGTCGCAGGCGACCTTCTCGGCGTCGGCGTCGCAGCCCTCCTTGTAGTCGGGCAGCTTCACCTTCACCAGCGGCACCTCGGACATGAACCACTGGGGCTCGTAGAAGTAGCCGATCACCCATTCCTTGTTCTTCTCCGCCTTGCGGAAGGTCTGGATGAGGGCCGTCTCGCTGCCCGCGTACACGACCTTGTAGTCCAGCTTCAGGTTCTTGACCAGCGCCTCGTCGTTGGTGACGAACGACGGGTCGCCGTCGAGGAGCTGGCCCTTGCCACCGGACTCGGACGTCTTGAACTTCGCCGCGTACTTGTCGAGGTTCTCCCAGTTCGTGATGTCCGGGTGCTCCTTGGCCAGCCACGGCGGCACGTACCAGCCGATCAGGCCTTCGTTGCCGGTCGCACCGGCGTCCACGGCGGTCTTCTGGCCGGTGATGTACTTCTTCTTCAGGTCGTCGTGACCCCAGTTCTCGACGACCGCGTCGACCTCACCGGTCCCGAAGCCCTGCCAGGCGATCTCCTCCTTGAGGTCCTTCTTGGTGACCTTGCAGCCGAGGTCCTTCTGCGCGACGTGGGCGATGACCGCCGCGTTCGCCTCGTAACCGACCCACGGGTTGACCGCGAGGTTGAAGGTGCCGCACTTGGCGGAGCTGCCCGAGCCGCCCGCGTCCGAGGAGCTGTCGCCGACCTTCGCACCACCGCACGCGGTGAGGGTGAGGCCGAGAACCGCCATGCCGGCCGCGCCGACGCTCCATCGTCTTGCTTGCCTTGCCATGATCTGTTGCTCCTTATGCGCCGGTACGCCGCGCCGCGGCCTGGGTGATGCGGTCGAACATGACTCCGAGAAGGACGATGGCGAGCCCTGCGGCGAGCCCCTTCCCGAACAGCTGTCCCTGCGAGAATCCGGCCACGACGTCGTAGCCGAGGGCGCCCGCCCCTACCAGGCCGCCCACCACAACCATCGACAGCACGTAGATCAGGCCCTGGTTCGTGGCGAGAGTCAGGGCACCGCGCGCCATCGGCAGCTGGACCTTGGTGATGATCTGCCAGGTGTTGCACCCGGCTGAGGTGGCCGCCTCCACGGTGGCCGGGGGCACGTTCCGCACCCCGTCCGCGATGATCTTCATGGCGACGGGGGCCGCGTAGACGATCGCGGCGACGATCGCCGTGAAACGGGTCGCGCCGAACAACGCGAGGAACGGCACCAGATAGACGAACGGCGGCATGACCTGTGCCGCGTCCAGGCTCGGCCGCAGCACGCGGTCCACCAGCCGGTTTCGGCCCATCCACACGCCGAAGCCGACGCCGAGCAGCATCACGAGAAGGGTGGCGACCACCGTCGAGGCCAGCGTCGTCATGCTGTCCGACCACATCCCGGTGGCGAGAAGCAGTCCCACGCACACCGCTGTGGTGATTCCGGCCCGACGTCCGCCGAGGACGACGCCGAGCGCGATCAGCACGGCGCCGACGAGCCACCACGGGG
It includes:
- a CDS encoding ABC transporter substrate-binding protein produces the protein MARQARRWSVGAAGMAVLGLTLTACGGAKVGDSSSDAGGSGSSAKCGTFNLAVNPWVGYEANAAVIAHVAQKDLGCKVTKKDLKEEIAWQGFGTGEVDAVVENWGHDDLKKKYITGQKTAVDAGATGNEGLIGWYVPPWLAKEHPDITNWENLDKYAAKFKTSESGGKGQLLDGDPSFVTNDEALVKNLKLDYKVVYAGSETALIQTFRKAEKNKEWVIGYFYEPQWFMSEVPLVKVKLPDYKEGCDADAEKVACDYPVYKLDKIVSKKFADSGSPAYDLVKNFSWTNDDQNIVAKYIAVDKMTPEAAAEKWVDANRAKVDAWLK
- a CDS encoding bifunctional methylenetetrahydrofolate dehydrogenase/methenyltetrahydrofolate cyclohydrolase, which produces MNATLLDGKATAADIRRELTERVAKLTAAGDRPPGLGTVLVGEDPGSHAYVAGKHRDCAQVGIASIRRDLPADATQQQVEDVIDELNADPACTGYIVQLPLPRHLDAGAVLERMDPAKDADGLHPVNLGRLTLGVDAPLPCTPRGIVELLRRHDVPLAGARVCVVGRGITVGRPIGLLLTRRSENATVTLCHTGTKGLAWHTREADIVIAAAGSPGLITKDMLRTGAAVLDVGITRTDQGLVGDIHPDAAQVAGWIAPMPGGVGPMTRAMLLANVVEAAERNATAV
- a CDS encoding sarcosine oxidase subunit beta family protein, with translation MSPRTPGADLPEHPDWLWRDPEPKKSYDVVIVGGGGHGLATAHYLAKNHGITDVAVLEKGWLGGGNMARNTTIIRSNYLWDESAGIYEHALKLWEGLEEELDYPILFSQRGVLNLAHSLQDVRDSVRRVEANRLNGVDAEWLDADGVKEVCPIVNISQDVRYPVLGATYQPRAGIAKHDHVAWGLARSADAAGIDIIQNCEVTGLDVVDNRVVGVRTTRGRIAAGKVALCSAGHTSVLAAMVGIQLPVQSHPLQALVSELLEPVHPTVVMSNAVHVYVSQAHKGELVMGAGIDAYNSYTQRGAFHIIEEQMAAALELFPVFARAHVLRTWGGIVDVSPDASPIVGLSPVDNLYLNCGWGTGGFKATPGVGWVYAHTIAHDTPHALNAPFSLDRFTTGALVDEHGAAAVAH
- a CDS encoding GcvT family protein → MAGPRVVIIGAGVVGAALADEISARGWTEVTVVDQGPLPATGGSSSHAPGLVFQTNSSKTMTELARYTVEKFCSLDVDGKPCFLQVGGLEVATTPERLTELRRRHGWITAWGIEARLLTADECLEQHPLVNPDKVLGGLLVPTDGLAKAVLAVEAQIRRAAERGVAFLSRHEVLDVLKADGEVTGVLTDQGEIPADIVVCCAGIWGPKIARMAGMNLPLTPLAHQLAWTGPIPALAGQTEEAIRPILRHQDADLYYRDRFDGIGIGYYGHRPMPITADEILSVDEADDMPSVLKFTEDDFADAWTETQALLPSTKEAKIEEGINGLFSFTTDNFPLLGESRDVKGFWVAEAVWVTHSAGVGRAMAEWLVDGYCSSFDLHECDVNRFEPHQLAPEYVLARDCQNFVEVYDILHPLQPSGDPRPIRTSPFHARQQDHGAFFLEANGWERPQWYEANAGLVEGRSIPTPGDWAARFWSPIVGAEAQATRETVAMYDMTALKRLEVSGPGAADLLERLCTGKVAKSVGSVTYTLFLDHDGGIRSDVTVARLAHDTFQIGANGNLDLDWITRHLPADGTVQVRDITPGTCCVGLWGPLARKVLQPLTDADFSNDGLKYFRAKRAYIGSVPVTAMRLSYVGELGWEIYTTADQGQKLWDTLWQAARPLGGVIAGRGAFNSLRLEKGYRSFGTDMTYEHDPYEAGVGFAVKLDKDDFVGKAALLRRKENVRRKLSCLVIDDPRSVVLGKEPVLDGDRPVGYVTSAAYGYTIGKGIAYAWLPTELTAPGTVLHIGYFDQRVEAVVSEEPLFDPTMSRLRG